From one Leptospira licerasiae serovar Varillal str. VAR 010 genomic stretch:
- a CDS encoding TMEM43 family protein, giving the protein MAFEESGESSSIFGSIGNSFKGMLTGVVLFPLSLFLIFKVETCEQASAALKGALPASQAKPGIASYVTGKLSADTLSGEFVKPGKYISYSQSSEVYAWNETSKEDSKTKKTVYDCELDWISSPKNPKNFKDPACKSKPFYKATVDEKSSVASDAKVKTDEGKTYSVNLGKVDLTSAVPSVSPGSADLSKGIAEGDYIYLSQKCASDQTEGCERVSVSLVPIPEESMTFVGSVNGSSIGEFTSEEGNKFLNASVGDIQTTMKDIQSDDNTTKWLMRLGCFIAMWVSFNLLAGPLLSLLSFVPLVGELGKTALSLVFAVVAFLITAVTILLVKFWYIWLILGLAAIGYAIYKKRAATA; this is encoded by the coding sequence ATGGCGTTTGAAGAATCAGGGGAAAGTTCGAGTATATTCGGATCGATAGGTAATTCTTTCAAAGGAATGCTCACAGGGGTAGTGCTATTCCCACTTTCCTTATTTTTGATATTTAAAGTGGAAACTTGCGAACAAGCAAGTGCTGCTCTCAAAGGTGCATTACCTGCTTCCCAGGCAAAACCCGGGATTGCGTCATACGTTACGGGTAAATTGAGCGCTGATACATTAAGCGGCGAATTCGTAAAACCTGGAAAATATATTTCCTATTCTCAATCTTCCGAAGTATATGCTTGGAATGAAACCAGCAAAGAAGATTCTAAAACCAAAAAAACAGTCTATGATTGTGAATTGGATTGGATATCTTCCCCTAAAAATCCTAAAAATTTCAAGGATCCGGCTTGTAAGTCTAAACCTTTCTACAAAGCAACCGTGGATGAGAAAAGTTCCGTTGCTTCCGATGCGAAAGTGAAAACCGACGAAGGTAAAACATACAGTGTGAACTTGGGTAAAGTGGATCTGACTTCCGCTGTTCCTTCAGTGAGTCCAGGATCGGCAGACTTGTCTAAAGGAATCGCCGAAGGAGATTATATCTACTTATCTCAAAAATGCGCGAGCGACCAGACCGAAGGTTGTGAAAGGGTCAGTGTATCTCTTGTCCCTATTCCTGAAGAAAGTATGACTTTCGTGGGATCGGTAAACGGAAGTTCGATCGGCGAATTCACGAGTGAAGAAGGTAATAAATTTTTGAACGCCTCGGTGGGTGATATCCAGACGACAATGAAAGATATCCAAAGTGACGATAATACAACAAAATGGCTGATGAGGCTCGGTTGTTTTATTGCCATGTGGGTGAGTTTTAATCTTCTCGCGGGACCATTACTTTCTCTTTTAAGTTTTGTTCCTCTGGTGGGAGAATTGGGGAAAACAGCGCTTTCTTTAGTGTTCGCTGTTGTGGCATTCTTGATTACTGCAGTTACCATTCTTCTCGTGAAGTTCTGGTATATTTGGTTGATATTAGGACTTGCCGCAATCGGCTATGCTATCTATAAGAAGAGGGCCGCGACGGCGTAG
- a CDS encoding indole-3-glycerol-phosphate synthase (involved in tryptophan biosynthesis; amino acid biosynthesis; converts 1-(2-carboxyphenylamino)-1-deoxy-D-ribulose 5-phosphate to C(1)-(3-indolyl)-glycerol 3-phosphat), whose amino-acid sequence MMALHRVLQEIVEEKKREIETIPEYKPAPYSGVGLWQSLRSRKFSIISECKKMSPSSGIIRQEYDAVSIAKTYSECGATAISVLTDKKFFGGSLQDLKNVSSQVNIPILRKDFILDAKQVSEAREFGAAAILLIVRILTPEKLTELIKEAKKYNMDVLTEIHTEEEAVIATKAGANIVGINTRDLDDFSIHQDLVPKVASKLSPNIVKVGESGVKSKSDLDEFRSHVDAALIGTYFMEKADIRKAWLELF is encoded by the coding sequence ATGATGGCATTACATCGGGTTCTCCAAGAAATCGTAGAAGAAAAAAAGAGGGAAATCGAAACCATTCCCGAATATAAACCTGCTCCCTATTCCGGAGTAGGTTTGTGGCAATCTCTTCGTTCCCGCAAATTTTCGATCATCTCAGAATGTAAAAAAATGAGTCCTTCTTCCGGGATTATCCGGCAAGAATACGATGCGGTCTCCATCGCAAAAACTTACTCGGAATGCGGTGCAACTGCGATCTCTGTTCTCACAGATAAAAAATTCTTCGGCGGTTCCCTACAAGACCTCAAAAACGTTTCTTCTCAGGTCAACATACCTATATTAAGAAAAGATTTTATACTGGATGCAAAGCAAGTGTCGGAAGCTCGAGAATTCGGAGCGGCTGCAATTCTGCTCATCGTTCGTATTCTAACACCTGAAAAACTCACCGAACTTATCAAAGAAGCCAAAAAGTATAATATGGACGTTCTCACTGAGATCCATACGGAAGAAGAAGCGGTTATTGCGACCAAGGCCGGCGCCAACATAGTCGGGATTAACACTCGCGATCTGGACGATTTTTCCATTCACCAAGATTTGGTCCCTAAGGTTGCCTCTAAACTTTCTCCCAATATAGTGAAGGTGGGAGAGTCCGGGGTCAAAAGTAAGTCAGACTTAGATGAGTTCCGCTCGCATGTGGACGCTGCACTTATAGGGACCTACTTCATGGAAAAGGCGGATATCCGCAAAGCTTGGCTGGAACTTTTCTGA
- a CDS encoding STAS domain-containing protein, with amino-acid sequence MLDHKVQDGVLIVYLKGRLDVSIANEVEENLNDLIDNQGHTRVILNMQDVDYMSSSGFRACISTLRKLNAKEGGLKICGIKPAVKRIFDVIELTSLFDIRETEDEALRTFRA; translated from the coding sequence TTGCTCGATCACAAGGTACAGGACGGAGTTCTCATAGTTTACCTCAAGGGACGTTTGGACGTTTCTATCGCAAACGAGGTGGAAGAAAATCTGAACGATCTAATCGATAACCAAGGACATACCAGGGTTATTCTGAACATGCAGGACGTGGACTACATGTCTTCATCCGGATTCAGAGCTTGTATTTCCACACTCAGAAAATTGAACGCAAAAGAAGGCGGCCTCAAGATCTGCGGGATCAAACCAGCGGTCAAAAGAATTTTCGACGTGATCGAACTAACCTCTCTCTTTGATATCAGAGAAACGGAAGACGAGGCGCTCCGAACTTTTCGTGCTTAA
- the murD gene encoding UDP-N-acetylmuramoyl-L-alanine--D-glutamate ligase → MKNFPTSLLGQRVLVLGGGVSGMAALRLLKERQANAVLCNSQPLPDSNVTFVGEDVILTDLLPIALIVKSPGISPSHQVISQAHSLAVPVVSEVELARAFYSGKLIGVTGTDGKSTTTSLTAHLVSTDFPGTTAGGNIGLAFSDFCLKPVPVSVLELSSYQLEDSGPLELNVSVILNLASDHLERHKNLENYFAAKARIVDHSNPRHTLVTSSKLFKERIQGLGWSCKILVFGREEGTDAVISEEERTIKTGKEIYDAKNFPLPGGHNLDNLAASILAAEAIGAKPEHIQNLIGTFKGLPHRFQYVGKAAGISFINDSKSTNLHSMLAGLNTWKDKKGTFLILGGRPKVEPLEPLKEFLSSGIGWVLLIGEARETWAPVISPILGTHLILAGDLEEGFSQIKTAVRSGRARVTSVVFSPACASFDLYKNFEERGEHFMKLVSDWTKEEP, encoded by the coding sequence ATGAAGAATTTTCCTACCTCCTTATTAGGCCAAAGAGTCCTGGTTCTCGGCGGGGGAGTTTCCGGCATGGCGGCTCTCCGACTCTTGAAAGAGAGACAGGCAAATGCTGTTCTCTGTAATTCGCAACCCTTACCAGATTCGAATGTAACTTTCGTTGGCGAAGATGTAATTCTAACGGACCTTCTTCCAATCGCACTCATCGTAAAAAGTCCGGGTATTTCTCCTTCCCATCAGGTAATTTCCCAGGCTCACTCTCTTGCGGTCCCGGTAGTTTCCGAAGTAGAATTAGCGAGAGCGTTCTATTCCGGAAAATTGATCGGAGTCACAGGCACGGACGGAAAATCCACCACCACTTCTCTCACCGCTCATTTGGTTTCCACCGATTTTCCGGGAACTACCGCGGGAGGAAATATCGGTTTGGCATTCAGCGATTTTTGTCTAAAACCGGTTCCAGTTTCCGTGTTGGAACTTTCCAGCTATCAGTTGGAAGATTCAGGCCCTTTAGAACTTAACGTATCTGTAATATTAAATCTTGCCTCGGATCATTTAGAAAGGCATAAAAATTTGGAAAATTATTTTGCCGCCAAGGCTCGCATCGTGGATCATTCTAATCCTCGCCATACTCTTGTGACCAGCTCCAAACTTTTTAAGGAAAGGATCCAAGGACTCGGGTGGTCCTGCAAAATATTAGTCTTCGGTAGAGAAGAAGGAACCGACGCAGTCATTTCCGAAGAAGAAAGAACAATCAAAACCGGCAAAGAGATTTATGATGCTAAAAACTTCCCTCTTCCCGGAGGTCATAACTTGGATAACCTGGCGGCTTCCATTTTAGCTGCGGAAGCGATCGGTGCAAAACCGGAACATATCCAAAATTTGATCGGGACTTTTAAAGGACTTCCTCATCGATTCCAGTATGTCGGCAAAGCTGCGGGCATTTCTTTTATCAATGATTCCAAATCCACAAATCTTCATAGTATGCTTGCGGGTTTAAACACTTGGAAGGACAAAAAAGGAACTTTCCTGATCTTGGGAGGAAGACCAAAAGTGGAACCTTTGGAACCTTTAAAGGAGTTTTTGTCCTCCGGTATCGGTTGGGTTTTATTGATTGGGGAAGCAAGGGAAACCTGGGCTCCTGTGATCTCTCCCATTTTAGGCACTCATTTGATCTTAGCGGGAGATTTAGAAGAAGGTTTTTCCCAGATTAAAACCGCAGTGCGTTCCGGGAGAGCAAGAGTCACGTCGGTAGTATTTTCGCCTGCTTGCGCAAGTTTCGATCTATATAAGAACTTCGAGGAAAGAGGAGAACATTTTATGAAGTTGGTCTCCGATTGGACCAAAGAAGAGCCTTAG
- a CDS encoding HD family phosphohydrolase gives MESKFKQYIVTDSATLAGRISILRTKIHAELIDLKDFFESAEIRDTPQFVDILFYISDKTLESEHTKIREQLKNNPLILARFILNADLGYEGYKNTEIEDDLIFGILPEITSDLHLSKTFANAFLHLHMITDQFDLLHKINTAKYEINRLTRIGISLANEKDFDKLLREILYSAREISNADSGSLYLVEQDDIGFIRNLRFKISALSIDTEEFILPINKSSIAGYVAETGKVLNIQDVYDLPEDAKFSFNSNFDILSNYHTKSMLVVPMKGHRGDVVGVLQLINRKRNFSQKLTVEQMKGDEIQPFDDYSTQLVLGVAGQAAVAIQNNYLLREIETLFEGFVTASVNAIEARDPTTSGHSFRVAVLTVGLAETLDRVSFGKYKDTKFSKEQLKEIRYASLLHDFGKVGVREKVLVKAKKLEDLEISLIDWRFRYLKKDFESKLNLRKVEYLKKHGHTGYSDYEKAIEFEFNEECKRLSSMFQIISQSNEPSILEEANSQFLEEIAKMQYITTEGENLELISPYEFGFLTIKKGSLDFDERKEIESHVEHTFQFLSKIPWTNDLKMVPTIAHAHHEKLNGTGYPRGLSGEDIPIQSRIMTISDIFDALTDQDRPYKKAVPVDRALDILEMEAKENHLDGDLLKVFVESKVWEKLNHQGHIK, from the coding sequence ATGGAATCCAAGTTTAAGCAATACATCGTAACGGATTCCGCTACTCTTGCCGGAAGGATTTCTATACTCCGTACTAAGATCCATGCAGAGCTGATCGATCTAAAGGACTTTTTCGAATCCGCGGAGATCAGAGATACCCCTCAATTCGTAGATATTTTATTTTATATCTCCGACAAAACATTAGAATCCGAACATACTAAGATTAGAGAGCAGCTCAAAAATAATCCTCTGATCTTGGCAAGGTTCATTTTGAATGCCGATCTTGGTTACGAAGGTTATAAAAATACCGAGATCGAAGACGATCTGATCTTCGGAATATTGCCGGAGATCACTTCCGACCTTCATCTTTCTAAAACATTCGCAAACGCATTTTTACACCTGCATATGATCACGGACCAGTTTGATCTATTACATAAGATCAATACTGCAAAGTACGAGATCAACCGACTTACGAGGATCGGTATTAGCCTCGCGAACGAAAAAGACTTCGATAAACTTTTAAGAGAGATCTTATACAGTGCAAGAGAGATCAGTAATGCAGACTCCGGTTCCTTATATCTGGTAGAACAGGATGATATCGGATTCATCCGAAACTTGCGTTTTAAAATTTCCGCACTCAGTATAGATACGGAAGAGTTTATTCTTCCAATCAATAAATCCAGCATTGCAGGCTACGTCGCGGAAACGGGCAAAGTTTTGAACATCCAAGACGTGTACGATCTACCTGAGGATGCTAAATTCTCCTTCAATAGCAATTTCGATATATTATCGAATTATCATACAAAATCCATGCTGGTCGTTCCTATGAAGGGGCATAGGGGAGATGTGGTAGGAGTTCTTCAACTTATCAACCGCAAAAGGAACTTTAGCCAGAAACTGACCGTGGAACAGATGAAAGGAGATGAAATCCAACCTTTCGACGACTATTCCACTCAATTGGTGCTTGGAGTTGCAGGCCAAGCGGCGGTAGCCATTCAGAATAATTATCTTCTGAGAGAGATCGAAACATTATTCGAAGGATTTGTTACCGCGTCAGTAAATGCGATCGAAGCCAGGGATCCGACTACAAGCGGTCATTCATTCCGTGTTGCTGTATTAACCGTCGGACTTGCTGAGACCTTAGATCGAGTGAGCTTCGGAAAATACAAGGACACAAAATTTTCTAAGGAACAACTTAAAGAAATCAGATATGCTTCTCTACTTCACGATTTTGGAAAAGTAGGAGTGAGAGAAAAAGTTTTGGTAAAAGCCAAAAAACTGGAAGATCTGGAGATCAGTCTCATCGATTGGAGATTCCGATATCTAAAGAAAGATTTCGAATCCAAATTGAACTTAAGAAAAGTAGAATATTTAAAAAAACACGGACATACCGGATATTCCGATTACGAAAAGGCGATTGAATTCGAATTTAATGAAGAATGTAAAAGACTCAGCTCCATGTTCCAGATCATCAGTCAGAGTAACGAACCTTCTATATTAGAAGAGGCAAATTCCCAGTTCTTGGAAGAGATCGCCAAGATGCAATACATCACGACCGAGGGAGAAAATTTAGAACTCATCTCTCCTTATGAGTTCGGATTTCTGACCATCAAAAAGGGCTCTTTGGATTTTGACGAAAGAAAAGAGATAGAATCCCATGTGGAGCATACATTCCAATTTTTGAGTAAGATCCCTTGGACCAACGATCTCAAAATGGTGCCGACCATCGCACATGCACACCATGAGAAATTAAATGGAACGGGTTATCCAAGAGGACTTTCGGGAGAAGATATCCCGATCCAGTCTAGGATCATGACAATCTCCGACATATTCGACGCATTAACGGATCAGGATAGACCTTATAAGAAAGCGGTCCCGGTAGACAGAGCCTTGGATATTTTAGAAATGGAAGCCAAAGAAAATCATTTGGACGGAGATCTATTAAAAGTATTCGTAGAGTCCAAGGTCTGGGAAAAATTAAACCACCAAGGGCATATTAAATAA
- a CDS encoding patatin-like phospholipase family protein, which yields MREKKKKTGTKNAAQERDGWFGFILLSNREMFRDWSQEETESFTKLFEYRSVNSGTVLISPEKSSEWFYFLLEGKCEEFTKASSGEELLIRSLGVGSHFGEAGFYRWKEGKFGVRTETDCKLLRISSKNWHKWETEHPETSVRWKERLETKRFFRMASYEPSQKELLGFISNLELLFHIDRKKIGELTPYLRWLYVPGGERLMLQGEPGNSLFIILSGRFRYTVSDDHGNITGEGEFAKGDIIGEMSLLTGEPRSASVYAVRSSQVIQISRNGFRKFISESPEALFHVTETIARRLGEKNKESSRFGRKVHTIALVPVTEGFPLKDFSIELSKSLKSFGSTLSVNEGKLSKFLKEKKIYHKNGIRFGIPDLLSWFGGLEKEYDNVVFEVEPTGDPIWAETSLRQADRVLLLAETGRPILENSYSWNLIQGGSLGETMKESVIYLEDSYTRWEELENVLHELPGQKLILRKNREGEFDRIARRLESRSVGIALSGGGAKGFAHLGLLRSLSEAGIPIDLIGGTSAGSIMAGLFAMGYGFDESLRLIKEVWIEAKLTRDYTLPFVSILKGTKYSKAIKEFFGNRKIETLWIPFLAVACDLTNSKPKVFEQGEVWKAIRASTSIPGIFPPFYSDGALYVDGGLWDNLPGSLVRRKGADVLISVDLGAGSQPNKDQTYGLLVESRFPGEGPSALKLLGNQFMKKEDRYSFPHIGELFMRSMLLSSRNNLLKTKETSDIFVELPVRDFSTFDWDEYKRLYEIGYEHSQKFVKDWGRIIKDKVYSERKKN from the coding sequence GTGAGAGAAAAAAAGAAAAAGACCGGAACTAAAAACGCTGCCCAAGAAAGAGACGGATGGTTCGGGTTTATACTTTTGTCCAATCGAGAGATGTTCAGAGATTGGAGCCAGGAAGAAACCGAGTCATTTACCAAACTTTTCGAATATAGATCCGTAAATTCAGGCACTGTTCTGATATCTCCGGAAAAATCTTCCGAATGGTTTTATTTTCTATTAGAAGGAAAATGCGAGGAATTCACAAAAGCCTCTTCCGGCGAGGAGCTACTGATCCGCAGCTTAGGGGTGGGTTCTCATTTTGGAGAGGCAGGATTCTATCGATGGAAAGAGGGAAAGTTCGGAGTCAGGACGGAAACGGACTGTAAACTCCTAAGGATCAGTTCTAAAAATTGGCATAAATGGGAGACTGAACATCCTGAAACTTCCGTACGTTGGAAGGAAAGATTAGAGACTAAAAGATTTTTTAGAATGGCTTCCTATGAACCCAGTCAAAAGGAGCTTTTAGGATTCATTTCAAATCTAGAATTACTCTTTCATATAGATCGCAAAAAGATCGGGGAATTGACTCCATACTTGAGATGGTTGTATGTTCCAGGCGGCGAAAGATTGATGCTCCAAGGAGAGCCTGGAAATTCGCTTTTTATAATATTATCGGGTAGGTTCAGATATACCGTTTCGGATGATCATGGGAATATCACCGGCGAAGGAGAATTCGCGAAAGGTGATATCATAGGAGAAATGTCCTTATTAACCGGGGAGCCCCGTTCCGCTTCGGTGTATGCGGTCCGATCTTCTCAAGTGATCCAAATTTCCAGAAATGGTTTCAGAAAATTTATCTCCGAGTCGCCCGAGGCATTATTCCATGTGACCGAAACCATCGCCAGAAGGTTGGGGGAAAAAAATAAGGAATCCTCGCGATTCGGACGGAAAGTACATACGATAGCATTAGTCCCGGTAACGGAAGGTTTTCCCCTAAAGGATTTTTCGATAGAACTTTCTAAATCCTTAAAGTCCTTCGGTTCTACTTTGTCCGTAAACGAGGGGAAACTTTCCAAATTTCTAAAAGAGAAGAAAATATATCATAAAAACGGAATACGGTTCGGGATACCCGATCTTTTGTCCTGGTTTGGAGGGCTGGAAAAAGAATACGACAACGTAGTGTTCGAAGTGGAGCCGACGGGAGATCCTATTTGGGCGGAGACAAGTCTTAGGCAGGCGGATCGAGTCCTTCTTCTTGCCGAGACAGGACGCCCAATATTAGAAAATTCTTATTCTTGGAACTTGATCCAAGGAGGGAGTCTCGGCGAAACCATGAAAGAATCCGTGATCTATTTGGAGGATTCTTATACTCGTTGGGAAGAATTAGAGAATGTTCTTCATGAATTGCCCGGCCAAAAACTTATCTTGCGAAAGAATCGAGAAGGTGAATTCGATCGTATTGCAAGAAGATTGGAAAGTAGATCTGTAGGGATCGCACTTTCCGGCGGAGGCGCTAAAGGTTTTGCGCATTTGGGATTGCTTAGATCCTTGAGTGAAGCAGGTATTCCGATAGATCTGATCGGAGGAACGAGTGCAGGTTCCATTATGGCTGGATTATTTGCTATGGGTTACGGATTCGACGAATCTCTTCGACTCATAAAGGAAGTCTGGATAGAAGCGAAACTTACTAGAGATTATACTCTTCCTTTCGTTTCCATTTTGAAAGGTACGAAATATTCCAAAGCGATCAAAGAATTTTTCGGAAATAGAAAAATAGAAACATTATGGATCCCTTTTTTAGCGGTGGCATGCGACCTTACGAACTCTAAGCCGAAAGTATTCGAACAAGGAGAAGTATGGAAGGCGATTCGGGCGAGCACTTCTATCCCCGGGATATTTCCTCCTTTCTATAGCGACGGCGCATTGTATGTGGATGGCGGACTTTGGGACAATCTTCCGGGTTCTTTAGTGAGAAGAAAGGGCGCTGATGTATTGATCTCCGTAGACTTGGGAGCAGGGTCTCAACCGAATAAGGACCAAACCTACGGACTATTAGTGGAGTCCAGATTTCCGGGAGAAGGACCTTCCGCCTTAAAACTTTTGGGAAATCAATTTATGAAAAAGGAAGATAGATATTCTTTCCCTCATATCGGCGAGCTATTTATGAGATCCATGTTATTATCCAGCCGGAACAATCTTCTTAAAACGAAAGAAACTTCGGATATTTTCGTGGAATTACCCGTAAGGGATTTTTCCACGTTCGATTGGGACGAATACAAAAGATTGTACGAGATAGGTTACGAACATTCTCAAAAATTCGTAAAGGATTGGGGAAGGATCATTAAAGATAAAGTATATTCGGAAAGGAAGAAAAACTAA
- the flgE gene encoding flagellar hook protein FlgE, whose amino-acid sequence MMRSLYSGVSGLKNHQVRMDVIGNNISNVNTHGFKTERVTFQDMISQELRGASEPKENIGGVNPQQVGLGALIAAIDKIMTQGALQTTGKNTDVAISGEGFFIVKDGDKQFYTRAGAFNLDKNGYYVNPANGLKVQGWNSRLDEKGNKYINSSASIEDIIIPVYSKEPARATSKVDFRSNLNSSVQAVPPDATQEEITAMINDPDPKARRGHVTTIKVFDDQGAEREFKMEFYKVRENTWKARTSLTDSTQLSVDVAATGGQNTQMPGLTELEFGFTPDGKIVYVSDGTDVMNTGKLSAKVSFKLPGNPQVQSFDLALGEAGMVDGITQFSSDFTTKAVKQDGYTMGYLESFSIDNSGTVTGVYSNGIKQPLARIATAVFNNPAGLDKAGDTMFAFSNNSGEPMIGEAGIAGRGKINAGLLEMSNVDLSDQFTDMIVTQRGFQANSRTITTTDQMLQEVLGLKR is encoded by the coding sequence ATGATGAGATCCCTTTATTCAGGAGTTTCCGGTTTAAAAAACCACCAAGTGAGGATGGACGTAATCGGTAACAATATTTCCAACGTGAACACCCACGGTTTTAAAACGGAACGTGTCACTTTCCAAGATATGATATCCCAAGAGTTAAGAGGAGCTTCCGAGCCTAAGGAAAACATTGGAGGGGTGAACCCTCAACAAGTAGGTTTGGGGGCGTTGATCGCTGCGATCGATAAGATCATGACCCAAGGTGCTTTACAGACCACTGGTAAGAACACTGACGTTGCGATCTCCGGAGAAGGTTTTTTCATCGTTAAGGATGGAGACAAACAATTCTACACCAGAGCGGGTGCGTTTAACTTAGATAAGAACGGTTATTATGTAAACCCTGCAAATGGATTGAAAGTGCAAGGTTGGAATTCCCGCTTAGATGAAAAAGGGAACAAATATATCAACTCTTCGGCTTCTATCGAAGATATTATCATTCCGGTATATTCAAAGGAACCTGCGAGAGCTACTTCCAAAGTGGATTTCAGATCCAACTTGAATTCTTCCGTGCAAGCAGTTCCACCTGACGCAACTCAGGAAGAGATCACCGCTATGATCAACGATCCGGATCCTAAGGCAAGAAGAGGACATGTAACTACTATTAAAGTTTTTGACGACCAAGGTGCAGAGAGAGAATTCAAAATGGAATTCTACAAAGTCCGCGAAAATACTTGGAAAGCAAGAACGTCTTTGACTGATTCTACTCAACTTTCCGTGGATGTTGCGGCAACCGGCGGGCAAAACACTCAAATGCCAGGACTTACCGAACTTGAGTTCGGATTCACTCCTGACGGAAAGATCGTTTATGTTTCCGATGGGACCGACGTTATGAACACCGGAAAACTAAGTGCAAAGGTTTCCTTCAAACTTCCAGGTAATCCTCAAGTCCAAAGTTTCGATCTTGCCTTGGGCGAGGCTGGAATGGTGGACGGGATCACTCAGTTCTCTTCCGATTTTACAACTAAAGCAGTAAAACAAGACGGATATACTATGGGATATCTGGAGTCATTCTCCATTGATAATTCAGGAACAGTTACCGGAGTTTATTCCAACGGGATCAAACAACCATTGGCAAGAATTGCGACCGCAGTTTTCAATAACCCGGCAGGTTTGGATAAGGCGGGAGATACTATGTTCGCATTTTCCAATAACTCGGGCGAACCTATGATCGGAGAAGCAGGTATCGCTGGTAGAGGAAAGATTAACGCAGGTCTATTAGAAATGTCGAATGTGGATCTTTCCGATCAGTTCACCGATATGATCGTAACTCAAAGAGGTTTCCAAGCGAACTCAAGAACGATCACCACCACGGACCAAATGTTACAGGAAGTCCTGGGTCTGAAACGTTAA
- a CDS encoding flagellar hook capping FlgD N-terminal domain-containing protein, with amino-acid sequence MPEANAVSNEATRSRYLEGDRSYDLRKHFDKLEKEEKSGLQGIEIRSTAKALGKDDFLKLLITQLSSQDPTNPVKDQDFIAQMAQFSSLEQMNNISQGIGKMTNRQSFSLVGKIVSGPDFVTGENVVGTAGALFFDGEGKSFVRVNGRTVEIDAITLITDPAVINQQEGQGAQSPKTAAPGVAGSSLNAPVGTPTAGSSAGTSTMQTQQFQETLQNQNMGASQESGFEETSSGAPGWSFPGKPNDSNY; translated from the coding sequence ATGCCTGAAGCAAACGCGGTTTCTAACGAAGCTACACGTAGCCGTTATCTCGAAGGAGACAGAAGTTACGATTTAAGGAAGCATTTTGATAAATTGGAGAAGGAAGAAAAAAGCGGTCTCCAAGGGATCGAGATACGTTCCACCGCGAAAGCATTAGGAAAAGATGATTTTCTAAAACTTCTCATCACTCAGCTTTCTTCCCAAGATCCTACCAATCCGGTTAAGGATCAGGACTTTATCGCACAGATGGCGCAATTCTCTTCCTTAGAGCAGATGAATAATATCTCACAAGGGATCGGAAAGATGACCAATCGTCAAAGTTTCTCCCTTGTGGGTAAGATCGTTTCCGGTCCTGATTTTGTGACAGGTGAGAACGTAGTAGGGACCGCAGGTGCATTATTTTTCGATGGAGAAGGTAAATCTTTCGTAAGAGTGAACGGTAGAACGGTGGAGATCGATGCGATCACTTTGATCACAGATCCCGCGGTGATCAATCAACAAGAAGGGCAAGGAGCACAATCTCCAAAAACAGCAGCCCCTGGCGTTGCAGGATCTTCCCTTAATGCGCCTGTTGGAACTCCTACAGCGGGTTCCTCTGCTGGAACTTCAACAATGCAAACGCAACAATTCCAAGAGACATTACAAAACCAGAATATGGGCGCGTCCCAAGAATCCGGTTTTGAAGAAACAAGTTCCGGAGCTCCAGGCTGGAGTTTTCCGGGAAAACCGAACGATAGCAATTATTAA